In the Psychromicrobium lacuslunae genome, CAGGGCGGCCCAGCAGGCTTTACCAACTACATTGCCTGGCTGTTCCAACAGTGTGCTGCGCCCGGTGGCGGCACAGCGGCCTGCGCGCCCGGACAATTGGGGGCCCAGTTCTGGTCGGCGACCGGCAACACCTTCTTCTTCACCGTTGTCACGGTGGCCCTGGAGACGGTGATTGGTTTCTGGATGGCAGTGATTATGGCCCGCACCTTCCGCGGTCGTGGTCTGGTCCGCGCCGCGATCCTGGTGCCCTGGGCTATCCCCACTGCGGTGACCGCTAAGCTGTTCTTCTTCATGTTCGCCTTCGATGGCGTGATCAATAAGATGCTCGGCACCCAGATTCTCTGGACTGGCTCCGAGTGGCCCGCGAAATGGGCGATCATCATCTCGGACACCTGGAAAACCACGCCGTTTATGGCCTTGCTCATTCTGGCCGGCCTGCAAATGATTCCGGCCGAAGTTTACGAAGCCGCCAAAGTCGACGGCGCGAACGCCTGGCAGCGCTTCCGGATGATCACTCTGCCGATGGTTAAACCCGCACTGATGGTGGCTATTTTGTTCCGCACCCTCGATGCCTTGCGGATGTACGATCTGCCAGCAATCTTGACCGGTGGCGCTAATAACACCGATACGCTGTCGATTCTGGTGGTGCAGCAAATCAGGCAGGGTTATAACTCAGCCTCGGCGCTTTCCACCATCACCTTCATCATTATCTTCCTGGTGGCCTTCATTTTCGTCAGATTCCTTGGCGCGAATGCGTTCCAATCCTCCACCGGCAAACGGAAGGGCGCGAAATGAGTACCCAGCCACTGCAAGCAGTTTCCGCTTCCGATGTCGCCTCAAAAGGTCCGGAGATCCCGCTGAACTCAAGATCCAGCAACCGTAATCGTTGGTCCCAGCTGAGGACCTACATTAGCGCTCTGGTCATTGTGCTCTGGTGCTTGGCGCCGTTCTACTGGATGATGGTGACCGCCTTCCGACCTTCGGATTCCACCTTCGAAATGTCCTTCTGGCCGAGCAAAGCCACCTGGGACAACTTCGTGACCGCCTTCGCCGAAGATCGCGGCAACCATTTCGCACTGAATCTGTTCAATAGCCTGCTGATCGGTGTGGTGGTGACCCTGATCGGCTTACTGGTCGGTGTCTTCGCGGCCTATGCCTTGGCTCGATTGAACTTCCGCTTTAAGTTCGTGATTCTGGGGATGATCTTGGGCGCTTCGATGTTCCCGGGCGTCGCGCTAATCACCCCGCTCTTCCAGCTTTTCACCGACTGGGGCTGGATCGGCACCTACCAGGCGCTCATTCTGCCTAATATCTCCTTCGTGTTGCCGCTCACCGTCTACACCCTGGTGTCGTTCTTCCGGGAAATGCCGTGGGAACTTGAAGAAGCTGCTCGGGTGGATGGTGCGACTCAGGGGCAGGCCTTCCGCAAGGTGATTATGCCGCTGGCTGCACCGGCGATTTTCACTACCGCGATCCTGGCGTTTATCGCTTCCTGGAATGAGTTTTTGATTGCCAGCCAGCTTTCCAACGACGCGACGAAGACTGTTACCGTGGCAATTGCTTCCTTCGCCGGGGCCCAGCCGCATCAGGAGCCGTACACCGCGGTGATGGCGGCGGGCACCATTGTCACCGTGCCGTTGGTGATTTTGGTGTTAATCTTCCAGCGCAAGATCGTTGCCGGTCTGACCGCGGGCGGGGTGAAATGAGTTCCCAGCAGTTGCGCCCAAGTAGCCGGGCGCCGCGCAGTCGAGCGGCCGAGCAGTTGGATATTGGCATTGGGTTCATCGGCTTCTGGGCGCTCATTCTGTTCATCACCGTCATCTGGCAAGAACTTAGCGGTGGCTCCGCGCTAGGCTGGGCTCTGGTATTGGCCACCGCCGTGCTGGTGTTGTTCGGTTTGTTGAGGCTTCGTGTCAGGGTGCAGCGCCGCGACGACCGGCAAGGCAGAGAATGAGGGCCGCTCACCGGTAATTATTAGCATCACGGGAACAGCGCACACAGGAGCTCATCATCGCAAGCAGTATTGAGGATGTCGCGGCAGCCGCCAACGTTTCCACCGCAACCGTTTCACGGGCTATTCGTGGTTTGCCGAGGGTGAGCCCGCAGACTCGGGCGCGGATTTTAGCGATTGCCACCGAGATGGGGTACGTCGCCTCCTCGGCTGCTTCCGGGCTGGCTACCGGGCGCACCAGGACCATTGGCGTGCTAGCACCCTATGTCAGTCGGTGGTTCTTTTCCCGCGCTATTGAGGGTGTTGACCTGGTGTTGCAGCAGAATCAATACAATCTGATGTTGATCAACCTTGGTGGCTACGGTGGTGGCCGAGAACGGCTTTTCGAGCACACCATGTTGCGCAAGCAGATTGATGCGCTGGTGGTACTTTGCCTCGCGTTATTGCCCTCTGAGCTTGAGCATCTGCACTTGACCGAAATTCCGCTGATTGCGGTGGGCGGCCCGGTGAAGGGCTTTCATCAGGTCTGTATTGATGATTATCAGGCGGCCAAACTAGCCACCCAGCATTTGATTGAGCTGGGTCACCAGCGCATTGCGCAGGTGCTGGGAGAGGATAAGAACGAGCTGAATTTTGAGGTACCTAAGCTGCGTGACAAAGCCTTTGAGGAGACCTTGGTGAATTCCGGTCTGCGCTTCCGCCCGGAGTGGGAAGTGGATGGCGAGTTCACTGTGGCAGGCGGGGTGAGCGCCGCGCGGAGACTTTTCGACGCGCCGGGGGAGCAGCCGACGGCGATCTTCTGCGCCTCCGACGAAATGGCGCTCGGAGTGATGATGGAAGCTCAGCGCCGCGGTATTCGGGTGCCGCAGGACCTTTCGGTGATTGGCATCGACAATCACGAGTTCTCCGCGGCAGCTGGGCTCACCACGGTGGCCCAGGACCCGGTAGAGCAGGGCCGCTTGGCCGCTGAGATGCTGCTCAATGAACTCGCGGGCAAGGCCGATGCGGTGCGCAGCGTGGCGGCCCCGTTCCAACTGGTGAAACGCGGTAGCACTGCCGCGCCCCTAGCTTAGGGTTCTTGCTGGCGATCAGTTTTTCAGTGTGCTAGCCGGGCAGCTGGCCACTCGAGCCGGGCAGTCGGGTCCGACAGGGGTTACCAGCTCGAGCGGAAACGCTAACTGGAAGCCAGCCGACGCCAAGCTGGGAAAAGACTGTCAATTCCGACTTGCGGTGAACTTTGCAACTGCGCGTCGCGTAGTCGTAGGTGTTATGCGGAGTCCATGAGACATCCTCAGCCTATTGACTAAAGGAGTACGCCCCATGGCGAAGGCAGCGAACAATAACAATGCGGCACAGATCGGACTGGTCCTGCTCAGGGTGGTGACCGGGCTGATATTCATCATGCACGGCTGGCAGAAGTTCAACGAAGGAATCCCGAATACGGTAGAAGGCTTCCGCTCGATGGGAGTTTTTGCCCCAGAACTCATAGGGCCGTTCATCGCGGGCCTCGAGCTATTCGGCGGAATTGCGCTGATCCTCGGCCTACTTAGTCGACCCATCTCGGTGCTGCTGGTAGCCAATATGATCGGCGCGGCTTTCCTGGTGCATGTCCCGCAAGGTTTCTTCGCCGCCACCGGTGGCTATGAATACGTGTTGGCGCTGGGCGCGATGGCAGGCACCTTAGCGCTCACCGGAGCTGGCAAATTCAGTCTCGACGCCGCAGTGTTCAGCCGCAATAAGCGACTGCGGGCGGTACTGGCTTAGCGGCGCTCGGTCCCCGGCATCAAAACGGGTCCGCGATAGCTCGAGGTGAAGGGCTATCGCGGACCTCCCGGAAGGGCCGCGGAGCTGGAGCCTTAGGAGGCGCGGGAGAGTTGTCGGATCGGAATCCAGCGCGAAGCCAGTCGTCGATAAGCGGCGGCCGCACCGGTCAGGTCTCCCTCGGCCAGACACTCCAGACCGAGACGGACATCGCTGGGGGATTCATCCGGATAGATCCGATCAGCGATCGCACCGTAGTCGAGTTCGACGGCGGCCTGCCCGCTCACTCCGGAAAGCCAAGCGGCCAGATCGCGCAGTTCCTCCAGCAAGTCCAGGTCGGGAGCGGAGTTTTCAAGGTTCTCAATTGCGTCCTGGAGCCGTTGCTGGGCGACCGGAACCGGAACCTGAACCCGCACCGTGATGACCCGACTGCGAGATTCCACCACTTCGGTACGGTCGGATTCCGTGATCATCACAAACCAGCCAAACGGGATCCCCCAGCCTGAGGATCGGGTCAGCATTAGCTGACCGGTGGCACCGTCGTGAACTTTCTGCTCGACGTCGTCGAAGAGCTCGGTGGAGAACACCGCGTTGGCCAGCCGCGCAGTGCTGCCGGCACGCAATTCGGCCAGCGCAGTCAACGACCTGGGCAGCACCTGATTGAGGTTGAACAGCACCGGATCCTGCTCAGACATCTGCAAGCTACGCACCCGCTCACTGCTCGCCCCGGGGAACGGCTCGGCTCGGATAATCCGGCGTAGCGAATCTCCGAGTTCCTGCAAGTCTGCGCGCATGCGTTCCGCTGGCGGTGGGGCATTGAATTGAATGAGCTGCTGCTCGGGCTCATGGAAGCTTTCCAGCGGCAGGTAAAGCCGCAGTGCCGAGAGATAGGGCAGGTTGCTGTGGCCTAGATACAGCTCGGCGGCCACTAGCTTAGCTCGACAATCACCGGGGCATGATCGGAAGCGCCCTTCCCCTTGCGTTCCTCGCGGTCGATCTGAGTGTCGGTAACCCGTGCCGCTAAGGCGGGGGATGCCATCACAAAGTCGATGCGCATGCCTTCCTTCTTGGGGAAGCGTAGCTGCTTATAGTCCCAGTAGGTGTAGACACCGGGGCCGGGGTGTTGCGGCCGAACCACATCGACAAAACCGGTCTCTTCGAAGGCTTGAAAAGCTGCGCGTTCCGGGGCACTGATGTGGGTCAGTCCTTCATCGAGGAAGTACTGCACGTCCCAAACATCTTCGTCCTTTGGGGCGATGTTCCAGTCACCCATCAGTGCGATCTGATTCTCCGGATTGCTGGCCAGCCAGCCCTTGGCCTCCTCGTTCAGCACTCGCAGCCACTCGAGTTTATAAGGCATGTGCGGGTCATCCAGGGCTCGACCGTTCGGCACGTAGAGGCTCCAGATTCGCACGCCGCCGCAGCTCGCGGCGATCGCCCTCGCCTCCTGCTCGGGATCGGTGCCGGGTTTGCCAAAGCTTGGCTGTCCCGGGAAGGTGCGTTCGACGTCGTCCAGGCCGACCTTGGAGGCAATCGCGACACCATTCCACTGGCTGAAACCGAAGTGAGCCACCTCGTAGCCGTTATTCTCAAACAGCTCCCAGGGAAAGTTTTCGTCCTTGCACTTGGTCTCCTGGATGGCTAGCACGTCGACGTCGGTGGTTCGCAGCCAGTCCTCAACTCGATCAGCCCGGGCCCGCAGAGAGTTCACATTCCAAGTCGCAATCTTCACTCTTCCAAGATACCCGTTCTGTCACTTTCTATTTGCTGGACTTTCGGTCCCTGGTCACTACGAGTAGCACGATGGCGCTCAGCGCGACCTGAATAGGCAGCAGCAAATCGGCGGCGGCCCCCGCGATCAGGCTAATAATCGTCGGTGCTAACACAATTGCGGCTAGGTCCGGTCCGGCCAGCAACTGTGCCGCTACTCCGGCCGGTAGCGCTCCGCTCGGAGTAGCAATTGCCGGTTGGCTCCAGTCAGCGGGTTTCTTAAAGGCACCACGCAGCGCGCCGCCAGCAAGTGCAGGGCCGGCTACAACGCCAGCGATAAAAAGGGTCAGCGAGCCTGCCCCGGTGAGCCAGAGCAGACCGAAGCTGAGCGCCGCCCAGCCGGTGAGCAGCGTAGCCGGAACCACGGCATGCAGCTTGCGAACCGTGCCTGGTGCGAGCGGCAATAGCTCGTCGAGGATCGGGTTGAGTGCATTGAGTTTCAGCGGATTCGACGCCGCGGCGGTGGCAAGTAAACCACACAGCAAGAGCAACACCACGATGGGCCAGGAACTGCTACCGCCGATAAAAGCTCTACCGACGGCGGGCAGCACGGCAAGTGCGGCTATCCAGACCAGCCTGCCGGGATGCCGCAAGTAACGCAGCGCATCAGCCCGGAGCAGCACCGCTGCGGGCTCTGAGGCCAGCACGAATTTTCGCCGACTGCGCCGCTCTCCGGTGCTTTCGGCACCGCCCAGCGAACTTGCTAGCGAGGCCGAGTCCATTGAGACGATGCTGTTTCGGACTAAGGACGCGCGCGCAGAGTGTTCGCGCAGCGATTTGGTCAGGATCCGAGGTAGTCCGAATAGAACCAGGACCAACAGTACGATAGCGACCGCTAGCAGCAGCGCGGGCCACAGCTGGCCAGCGCTCGCCAGCACCGGCCAGCTGCTAGGTAAAAACAGAAGCCAGCTTCCCAATACCGGTAAACCGAGGGTGGCGGCGAGGCCGAGAGCTGCCAAGACGGCTAGCAGGCCGAGTGCTAACTGACCGAGTAGCTTGCCGACTGACTGATTCTGGCCAAGTTGGGCCAGGCCGAAACCGAGCAGAAATAACCCGGCGGTGCTAGCCATGGTGAGTGCCATCGCGGCGATGCTCAGCTCAGGGGATTCCAGGATCGCCAACGCAGCTCCGGCGGCGGCGCCCACCGCCGTCATAATGCCTGCCGACCGCAGTACCGCCGGTCGGAGCAAGGCGCGCCGCGATACCGGTAGTGGTAGCAACCACTGGGTGTGCGGGGTGTCCAGATGCGCTGGTCCAAGCCGACTGACCAAAAGGGTGCTGCCAGCGAAGGCGGCGAGCAACACCACCGCCCAGGCAAGCTGCCCGGGGACCAGTGGATCGAGCTGGCGCACCAGCTGGTTGGCGCTGCCAGCATGATCCGAGAGGTAACTGCTGCGAATATTAGCTATCAAGGAGTAGGCCGCGACGAGCAGCACCACAATGCCGAAGACTGTGGTGTAGATTTCCCCGAACAGTGAGGAGAAACCCACTGTCTGGCGGCTCAGCGGGGCATTGCGAATATAACGGCGCAGTTCACCGGCGGAGAGCTCATCGTGCTGCTCAGCATTGTGGCTGAGTGGCGCCTCCGCGATTGGTTCGCTCATGCCGGCATCGCTTGAATCCGCTCGGCGGCTTGGCCGGCGCTGAGCTTTTCGACTTTATCGGCGATGTAGAGCGCTTTTCGTGCGGCGGTGGTCAGAAACTCTGGGTCGTGAGTCACCAGCAGCACCGTTTCGCCGGCAGCGGCGCACTGTGCGATGCGTTGGGCCAGGCTACGCCGCATCTGAGTATCCAGACGTTGTTCTGGCTCATCTAAAACGAGCAAACGGCGTGGCCGAACAAAGGCAGAGGCGAGTAATAGACGACGCCGTTGGCCGGAGGAAAGACTCGTCACCAGGGCATGGTCGTGCTCGGTCAGCTGGAAAAAATCCAGTTCGGCGTCGACTGCCGCGACCGGGTCACTGACCCCGTGCCCGGCGGCCACCATGGTGAGATGCTCGCCGACCGTGAGCTCAGGGAAGAATGCGTCGTCATCGAAGACCAGGGCCGCTAAACGTCGAAAGTCGGCACTGCGATCATCGATGACAGCCTTGTTCAGCAGCACTTTGCCGGCGAGTGGGCTCAGCTGGCCGACCACTGTGCGTAGCGCCGTGGATTTGCCAGCACCATTGGGGCCGACCAGGGCGAGCGCCTCCCCGGCGGCCTTGAAGGAGATCTCTCCGCAGACTTGTTTCTTGCCATAGCCAACTTTGAGGTCGGCGACATTGAGCGAGGCAACTGTTTGGGGCATGAAGCCCATCCTACGTTCCCTCGCCTCCTGGCTTGGCCCCGGCGATCGCTGGTTGTTCGGTGTCCTCGAGCAATGCTGCAATATTACGGATAAAGAGCACCAGCCAGCCAAAGATCAGCGCGGTTGCGACCAACTCCAAGCCGGTCAGATTGTAGTAAGCAAGCGGCCAGAATAAGAACACCGAGAGCGCCATGCCGGCCAGGATCACGTAGGAAGTGAGGAAGAAGCTGGCCGGAAAGTCGGGAATCCAGGAACGTAAGCAACTGACGATCACCAGGAACATCACGATCATGCCGATCGCCGAGGTGTTGTGAATCGGCATCGCGACGTCGACCGGCACTAGGCCGATCCCGGCGGTCAGGATACCGAGCAGCACCAACGCCCACTGCACGGTGGTCGCCTTGGTACCTGAGGAGCCTCGTAGTCGGCTCCAGCGCCGCAAGTCCTGGGTCATATAGGAAGCCAGCGTGGTAATCACCAGCCCAGAGACAATCAGTGTGGTGTTGAAAGCGTAGGCCGAAATCCCGCTGTCGCTAGCGCCCAGCACGCTGAAGTTAATCTCCCACCAGCCGGGATTATCGGTGGTGATCATCGCGGTGAGCGCCCCACTGACCAGGAATGCGGCCAGAATATTGGAGAGCGAATAGGTGGTAATCCGACTGCCTGAGAGGTAGACGGCGTAGCCGCTGGCCGCACAGCTAACGCCGACAAATAGACCGCCCGCCAGCGCGTCCAGAGTCAGTCCGGTGAAGGCATTTTGGAAAATATAGAACACTGCCTGGAAGACCATGAAAGCGATTGCGGCGTGCGCGAAAGCTAGGGCGGAGACATCCAAGATGCGTCGGGCTAGGGCTGTGCGGCGCAACCAACCAGCCTTCGGGCCGCGCAGCGAACGGAGATAGCTGACGCTGAATACCGTGACGCTGACCAGTGCGGCGCCAACGCTGGCCCACAGACCCACCGAACCATCGCCGGACAGCGCGGGACGGCGGCCCCAGAACGCCAGTAGCGGGATCAGCGTGAAGGTGATCATCGCGATCAGTGCGACCAAGGATGCCCGCGCCTCGATGCCGACGGCGCTTGATTCGGGGCGTTTGAAGAGAGTGAACTTTTCCATTATTGACTAAGTTAGTCGTCGCTTAGACGACTGTTCGCTGATTGGCCATAGTCGCCGAGCAGGCAGTTATTTCCACCAGTTATCGAGCAGTGAGACCGGTACGGTGCGCTTGTGTCGGGTGGTCAGGTAGCGTTTCTCGATTCGCTCGGCGACCTCCACCGCCACCTCACGGCCCTCCAGATAGTCGTCGATATCGTCGTAAGAGAGGCCCAGTTCATCCTCGTCCGTGCGGCCCGGTTTGCCGTCGAGTAGATCCGCGGTTGGTACCTTGGTGTAGATTCGTTCGGCGGCGCCAAGTTCCTTCAATAGCTGCCGGTTTTGGCGCTTATTTAGGGTGAAAAGCGGCAGAATATCGGCCCCGCCATCGCCGAACTTGGTGAAGAAACCGGTCACCGACTCGGCTCCGTGGTCGGTGCCGATCACCAGCAGATTGTGCTCGCCGGCCAGCGCATACTGTGCCACCATCCGGGCTCGGGCCTTGATATTACCCTTGCTGAAATCACTCAACTGCTCACCGGTGGTGGTTTCGTATTCCTGCTCAAGGCCGTCGACACCGGGTGCCACATTGAAGGTCCAGGAGCGGTCGGCCTTAATGAAGTCCAAAGCGGCCTGCGCGTCGTCTTCATCCTTTTGGGTGTTGTACGGCAGCCGCACTGCGGTAAAGCTGGCTTCCAGGCCTTCGGCGCGGAGCTTCTCAGCCGCAAGCTGGCCGAGCCGACCGGCTAAGGAGGAGTCCAAACCGCCGGAAATGCCCAGCACAAAACCCTTGGTGTGGCTGGCTTTGGCGTACTCAGCCAGAAAATCGACTCTTCGCCGAATCTCTGCCGCCGGGTCGATGGTGGGTTTGACGCCCAATTCCGCAATGATTTCAGCCTGTAGTTCGCGCATAAAAAAAGACTACTACCCCAAGGTTTCGGCGAGGTTTCCAGGCTTGTGGCTAGTGGCTCTGATTGCCTGCTCGGTTGTTGGCTTGCCGGAAAGGCCCGGGGCCAAGCGTGCCGTTCAGAGTGGGTTTGGGTTCACCGGACCGGTGGAGTCCCGAACGGTCAGATGGGTGGGCAGCACCCCTAAAGTTCGGCTGCTCCCGCGCTCGCCCGAGCCATAGTCAAATGGTCGCACCCGGCTGAGCAGCATGCTGATGGCCACCCGGCCCGCTTGTTCAATTGGCGCGGTGATCGTGGTCAGCGGCGGATTGCAGAAGTCGGCGCCGAAAATATCATCGCAGCCGATCACGCTGATATCCTCGGGCACGCGTATGCCGCGGCTGCTGAACCGTTGCAACATGCCGATCGCGATCAGATCGTTAAAGGCGACGCAAGCGGTGGCGCCGGAATGCAGGGCGGCATCAGCGGCAGCCGCTCCAGAGGTGGTCTTGGGGGCGAAGGGGCCCAATTTAGTGATCCTCATGCTGAGTCGGCTGGCTTGTTCTTCAAAGGCAATGAGCCGACGGGCATTTGACCAAGATCCCAGCGGTCCGGCGAGATAGGCGACATGCTGATGACCTAGTGAAAGCAGGTGTTCAAGGGCTTGACTGACAGATTGTGGGGTGTCGATGATCACGGTTGGCACCTCGGGGACGCCACGGTTAATTGTCACGATGGGCTTCTGTCGGGAGAGTTCAAGGATCTGTTCATCACTGAGTCGGGAGGCGGCCAGCACGACGCCGTCGCAGGATTGCCGAAGCTTAGTGAGCGCTTCCGCTTCCACCTCGGAGGATTCTTCGGTGTCAACCAAGAGCTGAGTGTAGCCAGCGGCCTTGAGCTGATGCTGGCTACCACGGATGATGTCGAAGTAAAACGGATTGGTCGCATCGGGGACTAGTACGGCAACGGCCCCGGTGCGGCCGGAACTGAGTGCTCTGGCTTGCGAGCTT is a window encoding:
- a CDS encoding carbohydrate ABC transporter permease, with the translated sequence MSTQPLQAVSASDVASKGPEIPLNSRSSNRNRWSQLRTYISALVIVLWCLAPFYWMMVTAFRPSDSTFEMSFWPSKATWDNFVTAFAEDRGNHFALNLFNSLLIGVVVTLIGLLVGVFAAYALARLNFRFKFVILGMILGASMFPGVALITPLFQLFTDWGWIGTYQALILPNISFVLPLTVYTLVSFFREMPWELEEAARVDGATQGQAFRKVIMPLAAPAIFTTAILAFIASWNEFLIASQLSNDATKTVTVAIASFAGAQPHQEPYTAVMAAGTIVTVPLVILVLIFQRKIVAGLTAGGVK
- a CDS encoding ABC transporter ATP-binding protein gives rise to the protein MPQTVASLNVADLKVGYGKKQVCGEISFKAAGEALALVGPNGAGKSTALRTVVGQLSPLAGKVLLNKAVIDDRSADFRRLAALVFDDDAFFPELTVGEHLTMVAAGHGVSDPVAAVDAELDFFQLTEHDHALVTSLSSGQRRRLLLASAFVRPRRLLVLDEPEQRLDTQMRRSLAQRIAQCAAAGETVLLVTHDPEFLTTAARKALYIADKVEKLSAGQAAERIQAMPA
- a CDS encoding carbohydrate ABC transporter permease, which translates into the protein MSVAAHDTDPENEALDTKRRSKKKDPSARPEKLQNGWAAWLLAPTLILLAVVIGYPIVSAVVMSFSKDAGLDANGFFAQGGPAGFTNYIAWLFQQCAAPGGGTAACAPGQLGAQFWSATGNTFFFTVVTVALETVIGFWMAVIMARTFRGRGLVRAAILVPWAIPTAVTAKLFFFMFAFDGVINKMLGTQILWTGSEWPAKWAIIISDTWKTTPFMALLILAGLQMIPAEVYEAAKVDGANAWQRFRMITLPMVKPALMVAILFRTLDALRMYDLPAILTGGANNTDTLSILVVQQIRQGYNSASALSTITFIIIFLVAFIFVRFLGANAFQSSTGKRKGAK
- a CDS encoding LacI family DNA-binding transcriptional regulator, which produces MRGLPRVSPQTRARILAIATEMGYVASSAASGLATGRTRTIGVLAPYVSRWFFSRAIEGVDLVLQQNQYNLMLINLGGYGGGRERLFEHTMLRKQIDALVVLCLALLPSELEHLHLTEIPLIAVGGPVKGFHQVCIDDYQAAKLATQHLIELGHQRIAQVLGEDKNELNFEVPKLRDKAFEETLVNSGLRFRPEWEVDGEFTVAGGVSAARRLFDAPGEQPTAIFCASDEMALGVMMEAQRRGIRVPQDLSVIGIDNHEFSAAAGLTTVAQDPVEQGRLAAEMLLNELAGKADAVRSVAAPFQLVKRGSTAAPLA
- a CDS encoding exodeoxyribonuclease III; translated protein: MKIATWNVNSLRARADRVEDWLRTTDVDVLAIQETKCKDENFPWELFENNGYEVAHFGFSQWNGVAIASKVGLDDVERTFPGQPSFGKPGTDPEQEARAIAASCGGVRIWSLYVPNGRALDDPHMPYKLEWLRVLNEEAKGWLASNPENQIALMGDWNIAPKDEDVWDVQYFLDEGLTHISAPERAAFQAFEETGFVDVVRPQHPGPGVYTYWDYKQLRFPKKEGMRIDFVMASPALAARVTDTQIDREERKGKGASDHAPVIVELS
- a CDS encoding DoxX family protein, with protein sequence MAKAANNNNAAQIGLVLLRVVTGLIFIMHGWQKFNEGIPNTVEGFRSMGVFAPELIGPFIAGLELFGGIALILGLLSRPISVLLVANMIGAAFLVHVPQGFFAATGGYEYVLALGAMAGTLALTGAGKFSLDAAVFSRNKRLRAVLA
- a CDS encoding LacI family DNA-binding transcriptional regulator, translated to MNADPGRSPAPTIRDVAAAAGVATSTVSRALSNPDRVNARTRALVERVAAELNYVPSSQARALSSGRTGAVAVLVPDATNPFYFDIIRGSQHQLKAAGYTQLLVDTEESSEVEAEALTKLRQSCDGVVLAASRLSDEQILELSRQKPIVTINRGVPEVPTVIIDTPQSVSQALEHLLSLGHQHVAYLAGPLGSWSNARRLIAFEEQASRLSMRITKLGPFAPKTTSGAAAADAALHSGATACVAFNDLIAIGMLQRFSSRGIRVPEDISVIGCDDIFGADFCNPPLTTITAPIEQAGRVAISMLLSRVRPFDYGSGERGSSRTLGVLPTHLTVRDSTGPVNPNPL
- a CDS encoding DUF6297 family protein, yielding MSEPIAEAPLSHNAEQHDELSAGELRRYIRNAPLSRQTVGFSSLFGEIYTTVFGIVVLLVAAYSLIANIRSSYLSDHAGSANQLVRQLDPLVPGQLAWAVVLLAAFAGSTLLVSRLGPAHLDTPHTQWLLPLPVSRRALLRPAVLRSAGIMTAVGAAAGAALAILESPELSIAAMALTMASTAGLFLLGFGLAQLGQNQSVGKLLGQLALGLLAVLAALGLAATLGLPVLGSWLLFLPSSWPVLASAGQLWPALLLAVAIVLLVLVLFGLPRILTKSLREHSARASLVRNSIVSMDSASLASSLGGAESTGERRSRRKFVLASEPAAVLLRADALRYLRHPGRLVWIAALAVLPAVGRAFIGGSSSWPIVVLLLLCGLLATAAASNPLKLNALNPILDELLPLAPGTVRKLHAVVPATLLTGWAALSFGLLWLTGAGSLTLFIAGVVAGPALAGGALRGAFKKPADWSQPAIATPSGALPAGVAAQLLAGPDLAAIVLAPTIISLIAGAAADLLLPIQVALSAIVLLVVTRDRKSSK
- the nadE gene encoding ammonia-dependent NAD(+) synthetase, with protein sequence MRELQAEIIAELGVKPTIDPAAEIRRRVDFLAEYAKASHTKGFVLGISGGLDSSLAGRLGQLAAEKLRAEGLEASFTAVRLPYNTQKDEDDAQAALDFIKADRSWTFNVAPGVDGLEQEYETTTGEQLSDFSKGNIKARARMVAQYALAGEHNLLVIGTDHGAESVTGFFTKFGDGGADILPLFTLNKRQNRQLLKELGAAERIYTKVPTADLLDGKPGRTDEDELGLSYDDIDDYLEGREVAVEVAERIEKRYLTTRHKRTVPVSLLDNWWK